From Solwaraspora sp. WMMD1047, the proteins below share one genomic window:
- a CDS encoding DUF6596 domain-containing protein gives MSGDGRPASAIVETVFREEHGRLLASLVRQFGDLDLAEEVASDAIESALRRWPVQGVPARPAAWLLTTARNRAVDRLRRDRGYAARLAVLRAEALRDDDPPVPGPAHSPGRADPACGLVDDLPDERLRLFFTCCNPALAEEAQIALTLRFLAGLANPEVARAFLVPTATVAQRIARAKRKIREARIPFRVPTADELPDRLPGVLRVLYLIFTEGYAASGGPHLIRAELADEAIRLARILHRLLPREREVTGLLALLLLIDARRAARVSPDGGLVLLADQDRSRWDRDRIEEGRRLVVAALTPASPTARTRPGPYAVQAAIAAVHDEAADLATTDWPQVVALYDVLAEVAPSPLVELNRAVAVAMRDGPAAGLALLDALDAGGALAAYHLLPAARADLLRRLGRDAEAAAAYRKALELAGNEPEREYLRRRLASLPAS, from the coding sequence GTGAGCGGGGACGGGCGGCCGGCCTCCGCCATCGTGGAGACGGTGTTCCGCGAGGAGCATGGCCGGCTGCTCGCCAGCCTCGTCCGGCAGTTCGGCGACCTCGACCTGGCCGAGGAGGTCGCCTCCGACGCGATCGAGTCCGCCCTGCGGCGCTGGCCCGTGCAGGGCGTGCCGGCCCGGCCGGCAGCCTGGCTGCTCACCACCGCCCGCAACCGGGCCGTCGACCGCCTGCGCCGCGACCGCGGGTACGCCGCCCGACTGGCCGTACTGCGGGCCGAAGCGCTCCGCGACGACGATCCACCGGTCCCCGGCCCAGCCCACTCACCCGGAAGAGCCGACCCGGCCTGTGGTCTCGTCGACGACCTGCCCGACGAGCGGCTGCGGCTCTTCTTCACCTGCTGCAACCCGGCGCTGGCCGAGGAGGCCCAGATCGCGCTCACCCTGCGCTTCCTGGCCGGACTCGCCAACCCCGAGGTGGCCCGGGCCTTCCTGGTGCCGACGGCGACGGTCGCCCAGCGCATCGCCCGGGCCAAACGGAAGATCCGCGAGGCCCGGATCCCGTTCCGGGTGCCGACCGCCGACGAGTTGCCGGACCGGCTGCCCGGGGTGCTCCGGGTGCTCTACCTGATCTTCACCGAGGGGTACGCCGCCAGCGGCGGACCACACCTGATCAGGGCCGAACTGGCCGACGAGGCGATCCGACTGGCCCGGATCCTGCACCGACTGCTCCCCCGCGAACGGGAGGTGACCGGGCTGCTCGCGCTGCTGCTGCTCATCGACGCGCGGCGGGCCGCAAGAGTCTCGCCCGACGGCGGCCTCGTGCTCCTCGCCGACCAGGACCGCTCCCGTTGGGACCGGGACCGGATCGAGGAGGGCCGCCGACTGGTGGTGGCCGCCCTCACCCCTGCGTCACCCACCGCCCGGACCCGGCCCGGCCCGTACGCGGTGCAGGCCGCGATCGCCGCCGTGCACGACGAGGCCGCCGATCTGGCCACCACCGACTGGCCCCAGGTGGTCGCCCTCTACGACGTGCTGGCCGAGGTGGCGCCGTCGCCGCTGGTGGAGCTGAACCGGGCGGTGGCGGTGGCCATGCGGGACGGTCCGGCCGCCGGGTTGGCCCTGCTCGACGCGTTGGATGCCGGCGGGGCGCTGGCCGCGTACCACCTGTTGCCGGCCGCCCGCGCGGACCTGCTGCGCCGGTTGGGCCGCGACGCGGAGGCCGCGGCGGCGTACCGGAAGGCCCTGGAGCTGGCCGGAAACGAGCCGGAACGCGAGTATCTGCGGCGACGGCTCGCCTCGCTACCGGCGAGCTGA